One window from the genome of Glycine soja cultivar W05 chromosome 12, ASM419377v2, whole genome shotgun sequence encodes:
- the LOC114380246 gene encoding autophagy-related protein 3-like isoform X2: MVLTQKLHEAFKGTVERITGPRTVSAFKEKGVLSVSEFVTAGDNLVAKCPTWSWESGDPGKRKPYLPPEKQFLITRNVPCLRRAASVEEEYEAAGGEVLLDDEDNDGWLATHGKPKETKSDEDENLPSMESLEISKKGSIKQIHSYMGAEEGEDIPDMAEFDDTSNVENDPSTYLVAHEPDDDNILRTRTYDVSITYDKYYQTPRVWLTGYDESRMLLQPELVLEDVSQDHARKTVTIEDHPHLPGKHASIHPCRHGAVMKKIIDVLMSRGVEPEVDKYLFLFLKFMASVIPTIEYDYTMDFDLGSSSN, encoded by the exons ATGGTTCTGACTCAGAAGCTTCACGAAGCCTTCAAAGGCACCGTCGAGAGGATTACTGGCCCCCGAACCGTTTCCGCCTTCAAAGAAAAAGGAGTTCTCAGTGTCTCTGAGTTCGTCACCGCTGGCGATAATCTCGTTGCCAAATGCCCCACCTGGTCCTG GGAATCGGGTGATCCAGGCAAGAGGAAGCCATACTTGCCGCCTGAGAAACAGTTCTTGATTACTAGAAATG tGCCTTGTCTTCGGAGAGCTGCATCTGTTGAAGAGGAATATGAAGCTGCTGGAGGGGAAGTTCTACTCGAtgatgaagataatgatggcTGGCTAGCAACTCATGGGAAACCCAAAG aAACCAAATCTGATGAGGATGAAAATTTACCTTCCATGGAAAGCCTAGAAATCAGCAAAAAGGGTTCTATTAAGCAAATTCATTCCTACATGGGAGCTGAAGAGGGAGAAGATATTCCAGATATGGCAGAGTTTGACGATACTTCCAATGTTGAAAATGATCCT TCCACATATTTAGTTGCTCATGAACCTGATGACGATAATATTCTTCGAACTCGGACTTACGATGTCAGCATCAC GTATGATAAATATTATCAAACACCACGAGTATGGCTTACTGGGTATGACGAG TCAAGGATGCTTTTGCAACCAGAACTTGTTCTTGAAGATGTTAGTCAAGACCATGCACGCAAAACG GTAACAATTGAGGACCATCCTCACTTGCCAGGGAAGCATGCATCTATTCATCCATGTCGACATGGAGCAgtgatgaagaaaatcattgatgTGTTGATGTCACGCGGAGTTGAGCCTGAAGTTGACAA GTACCTATTTTTATTCCTAAAATTTATGGCTTCTGTAATTCCAACAATTGAGTATGATTACACGATGGACTTTGATCTTGGTAGCTCCAGCAATTGA
- the LOC114380246 gene encoding autophagy-related protein 3-like isoform X1 has product MVLTQKLHEAFKGTVERITGPRTVSAFKEKGVLSVSEFVTAGDNLVAKCPTWSWESGDPGKRKPYLPPEKQFLITRNVPCLRRAASVEEEYEAAGGEVLLDDEDNDGWLATHGKPKETKSDEDENLPSMESLEISKKGSIKQIHSYMGAEEGEDIPDMAEFDDTSNVENDPATLQSTYLVAHEPDDDNILRTRTYDVSITYDKYYQTPRVWLTGYDESRMLLQPELVLEDVSQDHARKTVTIEDHPHLPGKHASIHPCRHGAVMKKIIDVLMSRGVEPEVDKYLFLFLKFMASVIPTIEYDYTMDFDLGSSSN; this is encoded by the exons ATGGTTCTGACTCAGAAGCTTCACGAAGCCTTCAAAGGCACCGTCGAGAGGATTACTGGCCCCCGAACCGTTTCCGCCTTCAAAGAAAAAGGAGTTCTCAGTGTCTCTGAGTTCGTCACCGCTGGCGATAATCTCGTTGCCAAATGCCCCACCTGGTCCTG GGAATCGGGTGATCCAGGCAAGAGGAAGCCATACTTGCCGCCTGAGAAACAGTTCTTGATTACTAGAAATG tGCCTTGTCTTCGGAGAGCTGCATCTGTTGAAGAGGAATATGAAGCTGCTGGAGGGGAAGTTCTACTCGAtgatgaagataatgatggcTGGCTAGCAACTCATGGGAAACCCAAAG aAACCAAATCTGATGAGGATGAAAATTTACCTTCCATGGAAAGCCTAGAAATCAGCAAAAAGGGTTCTATTAAGCAAATTCATTCCTACATGGGAGCTGAAGAGGGAGAAGATATTCCAGATATGGCAGAGTTTGACGATACTTCCAATGTTGAAAATGATCCT GCCACTCTTCAGTCCACATATTTAGTTGCTCATGAACCTGATGACGATAATATTCTTCGAACTCGGACTTACGATGTCAGCATCAC GTATGATAAATATTATCAAACACCACGAGTATGGCTTACTGGGTATGACGAG TCAAGGATGCTTTTGCAACCAGAACTTGTTCTTGAAGATGTTAGTCAAGACCATGCACGCAAAACG GTAACAATTGAGGACCATCCTCACTTGCCAGGGAAGCATGCATCTATTCATCCATGTCGACATGGAGCAgtgatgaagaaaatcattgatgTGTTGATGTCACGCGGAGTTGAGCCTGAAGTTGACAA GTACCTATTTTTATTCCTAAAATTTATGGCTTCTGTAATTCCAACAATTGAGTATGATTACACGATGGACTTTGATCTTGGTAGCTCCAGCAATTGA